One Cryptomeria japonica chromosome 9, Sugi_1.0, whole genome shotgun sequence genomic window carries:
- the LOC131073622 gene encoding AP2-like ethylene-responsive transcription factor At1g16060 produces the protein MPRMDLYSAATEVLDHHHLPLQRRKRCAEVKVDHDDHHNTITATKMKRKRETPQISPKLPSYSPGKRSSIYRGVSRHRWTGRYEAHLWDKSSWNEAQKKKGKQVYLGAYDEEEAAARAYDLAALKYWGAAGTIINFPLSDYVNDLEAMENVTREEYLASLRRKSSGFSRGLSKYRGVARHHQNGRWEARIGRVFGNKYLYLGTYSTQEEAAAAYDIAAIEYRGLNAVTNFDLSCYLRWLRPSPDMATKSPNSNSGPNLLPKHIQESIQYNSSTRPSYSALPAASTSVSVNKSTPTVSTPPSSTTALNLLLQSSVFKKMVEETAVEGRDFSSSAADSTTSEHNCNLLLNNHPEISAHPDPKPFSYGFDDPFTFIGNAQFDPDQTRISFDQELIF, from the exons ATGCCAAGAATGGATCTTTATTCAGCTGCAACAGAGGTCCTTGATCATCATCATCTTCCCCTGCAGAGACGCAAACGTTGTGCAGAGGTGAAAGTGGATCATGATGATCATCACAACACCATCACTGCCACAAAGATGAAAAGAAAGAGGGAAACGCCACAAATTTCTCCCAAGCTGCCCTCTTATTCCCCTGGCAAAAGGAGCTCCATTTACAGGGGAGTCAGCAG gCACCGATGGACAGGGCGATATGAAGCTCATCTGTGGGATAAGAGCTCTTGGAATGAAGCCCAAAAGAAGAAAGGAAAACAAG TTTATCTTG GAGCTTATGACGAAGAGGAAGCTGCTGCAAGAGCATACGATCTGGCAGCTCTCAAATACTGGGGAGCAGCCGGAACTATCATAAACTTTCCT TTATCAGATTATGTTAATGATCTTGAAGCAATGGAGAATGTCACAAGGGAGGAATATCTTGCATCTCTTCGAAG GAAAAGCAGCGGTTTCTCCCGAGGGCTATCAAAATACCGTGGGGTCGCAAG GCACCATCAGAATGGCAGATGGGAGGCTAGAATTGGGAGGGTGTTTGGAAACAAGTACCTCTATCTCGGAACATATA GTACACAAGAGGAGGCAGCTGCAGCATATGACATTGCAGCCATAGAGTACAGAGGACTGAATGCTGTGACCAACTTTGATCTGAGCTGTTATCTGAGATGGTTGAGGCCATCACCAGACATGGCTACAAAGTCACCAAATAGTAACAGTGGTCCAAATCTGTTACCTAAGCATATCCAAGAATCCATACAATACAACTCAAGCACAAGGCCTTCCTACAGTGCCCTGCCTGCTGCTTCTACCAGTGTGAGTGTGAACAAGAGCACCCCAACAGTTAGCACACCACCATCTTCTACAACTGCTTTGAATCTCCTCCTGCAGTCATCTGTATTCAAAAAGATGGTGGAGGAAACGGCTGTGGAGGGTCGGGATTTTTCTTCTAGTGCCGCTGACTCAACAACATCTGAACATAACTGCAATTTGTTGTTGAATAACCATCCAGAAATTTCTGCTCACCCTGACCCAAAACCATTTTCTTATGGTTTTGATGACCCATTTACTTTCATTGGGAATGCACAGTTTGATCCAGATCAAACACGCATATCCTTTGATCAAGAATTAATATTTTAA